A single Dreissena polymorpha isolate Duluth1 chromosome 14, UMN_Dpol_1.0, whole genome shotgun sequence DNA region contains:
- the LOC127857070 gene encoding nascent polypeptide-associated complex subunit alpha, muscle-specific form-like isoform X2 yields MLYANIVVIKRNGSDGASFPLTSTSCLFGRNHDCDIRIQLPQVGLEHCRLEVNENKEVFLVNLNKGHQVEVNGKPIQDSVQLNHKDVFSIIDRLFRLEFPTLSPQKMLKTPSSTPKATSKTPGKSPAISRKQSPSPGRHATPLAGHQPRGRTPKPSPKSILVAQNTPVSVKTTPIARPGSTPSSVKSVSKTKLTPRALSTPVVDMSQPGSSKKPFTSKTNSMNILANPIVEAVKQSTHSVPSPKVATPKQATPKPASAKVATPKPATPTVASPKVSTPKPANPRVASPKVATPKPATPRAESPRVATPKPATPRAASPKVATPKPATPRAQSPKVATPKPATSRAASPKVATPKPATPRAASPKVATPKPATPRAASPKVATPKPATPRAESPKVATPKPATPRAESPKVATPKPATPRAASPKVATPKPATPRAASPKVATPKPATSRAASPKVATPKPATPGAASPKVATPKPATPRAASPKVATPKPATPRAESPKVATPKPATYRAASPKVATPKPATPKAASPKVATPDPATPKPASTNVASPKPATPRAASPKVATPKPATPKAASPKKTPKSTTPLAWTTTPKVIFDTNNSAGKKTKDTPKAKNPVTPKSSSKKRPADDQGSAVAPSAKRKRVSFGPKLSPELFVKKLPPSTPVRRGALPPRVVELPKPSSSPLLKRRSLAAPQKSPIREESPAKKSSPKSAKKTLATVPGTPDAPSTSVSTAPAEKSPKGRSPSPKKPAGRSRSVSPAKKSQSPSSKGRRSTPLAAVSKSDTPVAVVAPLPSTPTTKEQSPKKSPKNTTPSQQRSRSVSPSKRSPKSSSPRSHSASPAQSPKSSKKTQLHQAVVNPVAEVARPPSPRKSTSPFKKASSETPKSQPKLSSPKTLPSKASSKAASPKRARSLSSSTKSTPKSGRKSSPVKSAKKLAKKSSRKSAGDANLKGLKRLMKTPKNKTNNNINESFTGLADMLLQSTPIISTPASARSKARPASPVNTVVESAAVPAVESASVLKAVKTPKSIKKSTPKSATLKSIKKTPRMEKNLKRKRSSPGMIVTVAVKRMKIGSPTPTKTLSPPVSLKKAVALRAIHGKKATPKLPKKTWADIVKKPAAVKTTPPKQQQSGPLVTAEGKNRTPPTVVRKAFPKTPRTKAALLAPSTGHIESPVTIIIGKKNRLVSKTPLRLPKKGRKSMIKKDKKKSMGRMSLGGVADLFTTPPQKSPVSSLSTPASNVGTPDSVLYADIPDTPNGPGEMFVSPLSVGKKSARKSVNLVGVKELFKGKTPAKSPSTPSGLKRMLASPKPTASPASPSGVARLFATPVSKPKASPAKSSSKKLTARKAVTNPKTVSPLSARGKKRALSPADFPLSKKPKLSGDVRAAVVESPVPATPKPARGTRNGGLKKLKTPVKTLKRTPKSKAVVKEVKSASPAKKGRSTRAGLKADTPAKSATQVKEAAVTVEASPAKKGRRGKPATPAKKTPVKKAAAAEKASVVVVDVPTPVEEKASPAKKGRATRRGKPASPAKKTPVKKTPVKKTPVKKTAVAKKTPEAISAPATEVSVPAPVQEEKVAASPVKKGRATRRGKPATPVKKTPVKKTPVKKTPVKKTPVKKTAVAKKAPEAISAPAPEVNVPAPVQEEKVATPVIAKLTGGRRAKVVVSPLKKSTKSAKKSPTPAKRGRAATAAVPLLETAAEQVTTVQQSAPTMEKVSTPAKASPVKKGRSTRRGKAASPVKKTPVKKAQATKAAPKPVTPVVQQEAIKVNSPVKSSPVKQGRTTRRGKAASPVKKTPVKKGQVTKAAPKTATPVKEQEVIKVATPAKATPAKKGRATRAAPKPATLVVEAPTVENTSQKRKAEVVDTVPAKKGKAASAETFVTATEPTVVVSPAKKGRAATRRGKAASPAKKGSSTKIAPVVAALVAEPEPVIVTVVKAKPGKRKAAEPGVAASPKKVKAAPQPSVKADSPVKAKRSTKGKEATPKVKKEKLAVKKATPAKRVTRARR; encoded by the exons GTTTTTCTGGTAAACTTGAATAAAGGTCACCAGGTGGAAGTAAACGGAAAGCCAATTCAGGATTCTGTTCAACTGAATCACAAAGACGTGTTCTCCATCATCGATAGGTTATTTCGTCTTGAATTTCCTACACTATCACCTCAGAAGATGCTGAAGACCCCATCATCCACCCCAAAG GCCACGTCAAAAACCCCTGGAAAATCGCCTGCAATCTCCCGCAAGCAGTCCCCCTCACCAGGACGCCATGCCACCCCTTTAGCCGGTCACCAGCCAAGAGGAAGAACACCAAAACCTTCACCAAAGTCCATACTAGTTGCCCAGAATACTCCAGTGTCTGTTAAAACCACACCTATTGCAAGACCGGGTTCAACTCCATCTTCTGTTAAATCTGTTTCTAAAACCAAGCTCACTCCAAGGGCTTTGTCAACTCCAGTTGTTGACATGAGCCAACCCGGTTCTTCAAAGAAGCCTTTTACATCTAAGACAAATTCAATGAATATTTTGGCGAATCCAATAGTGGAGGCTGTAAAACAATCTACACATAGCGTTCCAAGTCCTAAGGTTGCAACACCCAAACAAGCTACTCCTAAGCCAGCAAGCGCAAAGGTAGCCACTCCTAAGCCAGCAACTCCAACGGTGGCAAGTCCGAAGGTATCTACCCCTAAGCCAGCAAACCCAAGGGTGGCAAGTCCAAAGGTTGCCACTCCTAAGCCAGCAACACCTAGGGCCGAAAGTCCTAGGGTAGCCACTCCTAAACCAGCAACACCTAGAGCTGCAAGTCCAAAGGTAGCCACTCCTAAACCAGCAACACCTAGGGCCCAAAGTCCAAAGGTAGCCACTCCTAAACCAGCAACATCTAGGGCCGCAAGTCCAAAGGTAGCCACTCCTAAACCAGCAACACCTAGGGCCGCAAGTCCTAAGGTAGCCACTCCTAAACCAGCAACACCTAGGGCAGCAAGTCCAAAGGTTGCCACTCCTAAGCCAGCAACACCTAGGGCAGAAAGTCCAAAGGTAGCCACTCCTAAGCCAGCAACACCTAGGGCAGAAAGTCCAAAGGTAGCCACTCCTAAACCAGCAACACCTAGGGCCGCGAGTCCAAAGGTAGCCACTCCTAAACCAGCAACACCTAGGGCCGCGAGTCCAAAGGTAGCCACTCCTAAACCAGCAACATCTAGGGCCGCAAGTCCAAAGGTAGCCACTCCTAAACCAGCAACACCTGGGGCCGCAAGTCCAAAGGTAGCCACTCCTAAACCAGCAACACCTAGGGCAGCAAGTCCAAAGGTTGCCACTCCTAAGCCAGCAACACCTAGGGCAGAAAGTCCAAAGGTAGCCACTCCTAAACCAGCAACATACAGGGCCGCGAGTCCAAAAGTAGCCACTCCTAAGCCAGCAACACCTAAGGCAGCAAGTCCAAAGGTAGCCACTCCTGATCCAGCCACCCCAAAACCAGCAAGTACAAATGTGGCTTCTCCGAAACCAGCAACACCCAGGGCGGCGAGTCCAAAGGTTGCCACTCCTAAACCTGCAACACCTAAGGCAGCAAGTCCAAAGAAGACACCTAAATCCACAACACCATTGGCGTGGACAACTACTCCAAAG GTCATCTTTGATACAAATAACAGTGCTGGCAAGAAAACTAAAG ACACACCCAAGGCCAAGAATCCTGTCACCCCAAAAAGCAGTAGTAAAAAGAGGCCAGCAGATGACCAAGGCAGTGCTGTTGCACCATCAGCTAAGCGAAAACGCGTGTCATTTGGTCCAAAACTGAGCCCAGAGTTGTTTGTTAAAAAGCTGCCCCCCTCAACCCCTGTGCGCCGTGGGGCTCTGCCCCCCAGGGTTGTCGAATTGCCAAAACCTTCATCATCACCTTTGCTGAAAAGACGCTCACTTGCTGCACCGCAGAAGTCGCCTATCCGGGAGGAATCACCTGCAAAGAAGTCTTCTCCAAAAAGTGCAAAGAAGACTTTGGCAACTGTTCCTGGTACTCCGGATGCTCCATCCACCTCAGTTTCTACAGCTCCTGCAGAGAAATCACCCAAGGGACGATCACCTTCACCCAAGAAACCAGCTGGAAGGAGTCGATCTGTTTCTCCTGCTAAGAAGAGCCAGTCTCCATCTTCCAAGGGCAGAAGATCCACCCCGCTTGCAGCTGTATCTAAATCTGATACTCCAGTAGCTGTTGTTGCCCCTTTGCCATCTACACCTACTACAAAGGAGCAATCCCCTAAGAAATCTCCCAAAAATACAACTCCCAGCCAGCAGAGAAGTCGCTCCGTCTCTCCGAGTAAGAGATCTCCTAAAAGTTCGAGCCCTAGAAGTCATTCAGCTTCACCAGCCCAGTCTCCTAAGAGTTCTAAGAAGACACAGCTTCACCAAGCAGTTGTTAATCCCGTTGCTGAGGTTGCAAGACCACCTTCACCAAGAAAGTCTACATCACCCTTCAAGAAGGCTTCCTCAGAGACCCCTAAATCTCAGCCCAAGCTGTCATCACCTAAAACTTTGCCATCGAAAGCTTCATCAAAAGCAGCTTCACCTAAGCGTGCAAGGTCTCTGTCATCTTCAACAAAATCTACACCAAAGTCTGGACGCAAATCATCCCCAGTCAAATCAGCTAAAAAGTTGGCTAAGAAGAGTTCTAGAAAGTCTGCTGGTGATGCCAATCTGAAGGGCTTGAAAAGACTAATGAAGACACCCAAAAACAAAACtaataacaatataaatgagAGTTTTACTGGTTTAGCGGATATGTTGCTGCAAAGCACACCAATCATTTCAACACCAGCATCTGCTAGGTCAAAGGCAAGACCTGCTTCACCAGTGAATACAGTTGTTGAATCTGCTGCAGTTCCAGCTGTTGAATCTGCTTCAGTTCTTAAAGCAGTAAAGACCCCCAAATCCATCAAGAAATCAACACCCAAGTCAGCCACACTTAAGTCAATAAAAAAGACCCCAAGAATGGAAAAGAATCTTAAGCGCAAGAGGTCTTCCCCAGGCATGATCGTGACTGTTGCAGTAAAGAGAATGAAAATTGGTTCTCCTACCCCAACAAAGACGCTATCCCCTCCAGTGTCACTCAAGAAAGCAGTCGCTTTGAG GGCTATCCATGGTAAGAAAGCCACACCTAAACTCCCAAAGAAGACATGGGCTGATATTGTGAAAAAGCCTGCAGCAGTTAAAACTACTCCCCCAAAACAACAGCAGTCTGGACCTTTGGTGACAGCAGAAGGGAAAAATAGAACACCCCCAACTGTTGTTCGAAAG GCTTTTCCTAAAACGCCCAGAACCAAAGCTGCCTTGCTGGCTCCTTCGACTGGTCATATTGAGTCCCCAGTCACTATTATCATTGGTAAGAAGAATCGCCTGGTGTCCAAGACCCCTCTTCGATTGCCAAAGAAGGGAAGAAAGAGTATGATTAAG AAGGACAAGAAGAAGTCAATGGGCAGGATGAGTCTTGGTGGTGTTGCAGATCTTTTCACAACTCCACCTCAGAAGTCGCCAGTGTCTTCCCTCTCCACGCCAGCATCCAATGTTGGTACGCCTGACTCAGTGCTGTACGCAGATATACCAGACACTCCTAATGGCCCTGGTGAAATGTTTGTGTCTCCTCTGTCAGTTGGCAAGAAGTCAGCCAGGAAAAGTGTGAACTTGGTTGGAGTGAAAGAGCTCTTTAAGGGAAAGACTCCAGCGAAATCACCTTCAACCCCATCTGGCTTGAAGAGAATGCTTGCCTCCCCCAAGCCAACAGCAAGTCCGGCTAGTCCATCAGGGGTAGCAAGGTTGTTTGCCACACCTGTGAGCAAACCTAAG GCCTCTCCTGCCAAATCGTCAAGCAAGAAGTTGACTGCAAGGAAGGCTGTGACAAATCCTAAAACAGTGTCACCTCTCTCAGCTAG AGGTAAGAAGCGTGCTTTGTCCCCGGCTGATTTTCCACTCAGTAAGAAGCCGAAGCTATCCGGAGATGTGAGAGCTGCTGTTGTCGAGTCTCCTGTACCAGCTACACCCAAACCAGCAAG GGGAACACGGAATGGTGGGCTTAAAAAGCTGAAGACTCCAGTCAAGACGCTGAAACGTACTCCTAAATCCAAGGCAGTGGTTAAGGAAGTGAAATCAGCCTCCCCAGCCAAAAAGGGCCGATCTACAAGGGCTGGACTTAAGGCAGACACTCCAGCGAAATCTGCCACACAAGTGAAAGAGGCTGCTGTCACAG TTGAAGCCAGTCCAGCAAAGAAAGGAAGGCGAGGGAAGCCAGCAACTCCAGCCAAGAAAACTCCAGTCAAGAAGGCAGCTGCAGCTGAAAAGGCATCTGTGGTAGTTGTAGATGTACCGACTCCAGTAGAAGAGAAAG CCAGTCCTGCAAAGAAAGGAAGGGCTACAAGGCGAGGAAAGCCAGCTTCTCCAGCTAAGAAAACACCAGTAAAGAAGACACCAGTTAAGAAAACACCAGTAAAGAAGACAGCTGTAGCTAAGAAGACACCAGAAGCCATATCAGCACCTGCAACAGAAGTTAGTGTACCAGCACCTGTACAAGAAGAGAAAG TTGCAGCCAGTCCTGTAAAGAAAGGAAGGGCTACAAGGCGAGGAAAGCCAGCTACTCCAGTTAAGAAAACACCAGTAAAGAAGACGCCAGTTAAGAAAACACCTGTAAAGAAGACGCCTGTTAAGAAGACAGCTGTAGCTAAGAAGGCACCAGAAGCCATATCGGCACCTGCACCAGAAGTTAATGTGCCAGCACCTGTACAAGAAGAAAAAG TTGCCACCCCAGTAATAGCCAAGCTCACAGGCGGTCGCCGTGCCAAGGTGGTTGTTAGTCCACTTAAGAAAAGCACAAAATCTGCCAAGAAATCCCCCACTCCTGCCAAGAGGGGTAGAGCTGCAACGGCTGCTGTCCCTTTACTGGAAACAGCTGCTGAACAAGTCACAACAGTGCAACAATCGGCACCAACTATGGAGAAAG TTTCTACCCCAGCTAAGGCGTCTCCAGTAAAGAAGGGCCGTTCAACACGCCGTGGTAAGGCTGCAAGTCCAGTCAAAAAGACCCCTGTCAAGAAGGCACAAGCAACAAAGGCTGCACCTAAACCTGTTACTCCTGTTGTGCAACAAGAAGCTATTAAAG TGAATTCCCCAGTTAAGTCCTCTCCAGTAAAGCAGGGCCGTACAACAAGACGAGGAAAGGCTGCAAGCCCAGTCAAGAAGACACCTGTCAAGAAGGGACAAGTAACAAAGGCTGCACCTAAAACTGCTACACCTGTTAAAGAACAAGAAGTTATTAAAG TTGCTACCCCAGCCAAGGCCACCCCAGCCAAGAAGGGACGTGCAACAAGGGCTGCACCTAAGCCTGCTACTCTTGTTGTTGAAG CACCTACTGTAGAGAATACCAGCCAGAAACGGAAAGCAGAAGTTGTGGACACTGTTCCTGCTAAAAAGGGCAAAGCAGCATCTGCAGAAACTTTTGTGACAGCAACAG aGCCTACTGTTGTGGTCTCTCCTGCAAAGAAGGGGCGAGCAGCGACAAGGCGTGGAAAGGCAGCTAGTCCTGCAAAAAAGGGGAGTTCTACAAAAATTGCCCCAGTAGTTGCAGCACTTGTGGCTGAACCAGAGCCTGTCATAG TGACCGTGGTAAAAGCAAAGCCAGGAAAGAGAAAGGCTGCTGAACCAGGGGTAGCAGCATCTCCGAAGAAAGTTAAAGCAGCACCTCAGCCATCTGTTAAAGCTG ATTCGCCAGTGAAAGCCAAGCGTTCAACCAAAGGTAAAGAAGCTACCCCTAAAGTGAAGAAAGAGAAGCTGGCTGTCAAGAAAGCAACTCCTGCTAAACGCGTCACAAGGGCAAGAAGATAA